A single genomic interval of Mustela nigripes isolate SB6536 chromosome 7, MUSNIG.SB6536, whole genome shotgun sequence harbors:
- the LOC132021459 gene encoding cytochrome P450 26B1 isoform X2 — protein sequence MGEHHLVSTEWPRSTRMLLGPNTVANSIGDIHRNKRKVFSKIFSHEALQSYLPKIRLVIQDTLRAWSSHPEAINVYQETQKLTFRMAIRVLLGFSIPEEDLGHLFEVYQQFVENVFSLPVDLPFSGYRRGIQARQILQKGLEKAIREKLQCTQGKDYSDALDILIESSKEHGKEMTMQELKDGTLELIFAAYATTASASTSLIMQLLKHPAVLEKLREELRAQGILHSGGCPCEGTLRLDTLSGLHYLDCVIKEVMRLFTPISGGYRTVLQTFELDGFQIPKGWSVMYSIRDTHDTAPVFKDVNVFDPDRFGQARSEDKDGRFHYLPFGGGVRTCLGKHLAKLFLKVLAVELASTSRFELATRTFPRITLVPVLHPVDGLSVKFFGLDSNQNKILPETEAMLSATV from the exons ATGGGCGAGCACCACCTGGTGAGCACTGAGTGGCCACGCAGCACGCGCATGCTGCTGGGCCCCAACACGGTGGCTAACTCCATCGGGGACATCCACCGCAATAAGCGCAAG GTCTTCTCCAAGATCTTCAGTCATGAGGCCCTGCAGAGCTACCTGCCCAAGATCCGGCTGGTAATCCAGGACACGCTTCGTGCCTGGAGCAGCCACCCAGAGGCCATCAACGTGTACCAGGAGACGCAGAAGCTCACCTTCCGTATGGCCATACGGGTGCTGCTGGGTTTCAGCATCCCAGAAGAGGACCTGGGCCATCTCTTCGAAGTCTACCAGCAATTTGTGGAGAACGTCTTCTCCCTGCCCGTCGACTTGCCCTTCAGCGGTTACCGGCGG ggCATTCAGGCGCGGCAGATCCTGCAGAAGGGCCTGGAAAAGGCGATCCGGGAGAAGCTTCAGTGCACCCAGGGCAAGGACTACTCGGATGCCCTGGACATCCTCATCGAGAGCAGCAAGGAGCACGGCAAGGAGATGACCATGCAGGAGCTGAAG GACGGGACCCTGGAGCTGATCTTCGCAGCCTACGCCACCACGGCCAGCGCCAGCACGTCCCTCATCATGCAGCTGCTGAAGCACCCCGCCGTGCTGGAGAAGCTGCGCGAGGAGCTGCGGGCCCAGGGCATCCTGCACAGCGGCGGCTGCCCTTGCGAGGGCACGCTGCGTCTCGACACTCTCAGTGGGCTCCACTACCTGGACTGCGTCATCAAGGAGGTCATGCGCCTGTTCACACCCATTTCCGGTGGCTACCGGACCGTGCTGCAGACCTTCGAGCTCGAT GGTTTCCAGATCCCCAAAGGCTGGAGCGTCATGTATAGCATCCGGGACACCCATGACACGGCGCCCGTGTTCAAAGACGTGAACGTGTTCGACCCGGATCGCTTCGGTCAGGCCCGGAGTGAAGACAAGGATGGCCGCTTCCATTACCTCCCGTTCGGCGGTGGAGTCCGCACCTGCCTGGGCAAACACCTGGCCAAGCTGTTCCTGAAGGTGCTGGCGGTGGAGCTGGCCAGCACGAGCCGTTTTGAGCTGGCTACCCGGACCTTTCCCCGCATCACCTTGGTCCCTGTCCTGCACCCTGTGGATGGCCTCAGCGTCAAGTTCTTTGGCCTGGACTCTAACCAGAACAAGATCCTGCCAGAGACGGAGGCCATGCTGAGTGCCACAGTCTAA